From Streptomyces durmitorensis, a single genomic window includes:
- a CDS encoding fasciclin domain-containing protein yields MTRRTRRGALVLAAAAMLPLALTACSSDDGKDKASSDAKSSAASDKATDEGTDSASGGTSSDEPFGPACASVPKDGKGSFDGMAKDPVATAASNNPELSTLVTAVKKAGLVDTLNNAKNITVFAPTNDAFAKIPKADLDKVLNDKAMLTKVLTYHVVGQKLAPKDLENGSFPTLEKSKLTTSGSGESFKVNDSANVGCGNVKTANANVYIIDTVLMPKM; encoded by the coding sequence ATCACCCGCCGCACTCGTCGTGGAGCCCTCGTTCTCGCCGCGGCGGCGATGCTGCCGCTCGCCCTGACCGCCTGTTCCAGTGACGACGGCAAGGACAAGGCGTCCTCGGACGCGAAGTCGTCCGCCGCTTCGGACAAGGCGACCGACGAGGGCACGGACAGCGCTTCCGGCGGCACGAGCAGCGACGAGCCGTTCGGCCCCGCCTGCGCCTCCGTACCCAAGGACGGCAAGGGCAGCTTCGACGGCATGGCGAAGGACCCGGTCGCCACCGCGGCGTCCAACAACCCGGAACTGTCCACGCTCGTGACCGCGGTCAAGAAGGCCGGTCTGGTCGACACCCTGAACAACGCCAAGAACATCACGGTGTTCGCGCCGACCAACGACGCCTTCGCGAAGATCCCCAAGGCCGACCTCGACAAGGTCCTGAACGACAAGGCCATGCTCACCAAGGTCCTCACCTACCACGTGGTGGGTCAGAAGCTGGCGCCCAAGGACCTGGAGAACGGCTCGTTCCCGACGCTGGAGAAGTCCAAGCTGACGACGTCGGGCTCGGGCGAATCCTTCAAGGTCAACGACTCCGCCAACGTCGGCTGTGGCAACGTCAAGACCGCCAATGCCAACGTCTACATCATCGATACGGTCCTGATGCCGAAGATGTGA